Proteins encoded within one genomic window of Halodesulfovibrio sp.:
- a CDS encoding response regulator — MKKTFKILIVEDDVIDARFIENVVVSAGFDAQIAHSSENALTALSQTTYDLVLVDLKMIDMSGIQILALIKRYYPSTEVIIITAHASIDTAVESIRMGAHSYFIKGEPTRKLLDEIKTIAGKQDATDSDRFSNSQSGLARLRTRGTTFSNTLSQAEVLATTGMNTLITGAHGTGKKVLAQHMSRYNRHKSASVYEIDFCPTTGNLPLQASAAIYGLSNFLKKNERNGVCLFVNIDHAEPATLNELLAVLNKQLPKHQTKKQSVSVISTCSVQSASSLNTTYGAANFFRYWGIKLELPEIAERREDIPLIIEHILNNLCSKHNAAEMTIDAKLLHYLSESFFVGEFAGLEKLVERLFEAASGKKLTLELMEHIKTDDILLLQKHPFSPGEPSSLKDAREQSERTFINTIYNRCGRNKTRAAAALGISSRQLYNMLKKYHLEKV; from the coding sequence ATGAAAAAAACATTTAAAATACTGATTGTAGAAGATGATGTCATCGATGCCCGATTCATCGAGAATGTTGTTGTTTCCGCAGGATTCGATGCACAAATAGCACATAGCTCTGAAAATGCTCTTACAGCTCTAAGCCAAACAACGTATGACCTTGTTCTTGTCGATCTAAAAATGATTGATATGAGCGGCATTCAAATTCTTGCGTTAATCAAGCGCTACTATCCCAGCACTGAAGTCATCATAATTACCGCGCATGCATCAATCGATACAGCTGTTGAATCCATACGTATGGGGGCACACTCATATTTCATAAAGGGTGAACCCACCCGCAAGCTTCTTGACGAAATAAAAACAATAGCAGGCAAGCAGGACGCTACTGATTCTGATAGGTTTTCAAACTCCCAATCAGGGCTTGCGCGTCTGAGAACTCGCGGCACGACGTTTTCCAATACTCTTTCTCAAGCTGAAGTGCTTGCTACTACAGGTATGAACACGTTGATTACAGGGGCACATGGAACGGGAAAAAAAGTTTTGGCTCAGCACATGAGTAGGTACAATCGACACAAAAGTGCTTCTGTCTATGAAATTGATTTTTGCCCTACGACTGGAAACCTACCTTTGCAGGCATCAGCGGCAATATATGGCTTAAGCAACTTTCTCAAAAAAAACGAGCGTAACGGAGTATGTCTTTTTGTAAATATCGACCACGCGGAGCCAGCAACTCTCAATGAGTTACTTGCTGTATTGAACAAGCAGCTCCCCAAACACCAAACCAAAAAACAGTCAGTGTCTGTCATATCAACTTGTAGCGTTCAATCGGCTTCAAGCCTGAACACTACATATGGCGCAGCGAACTTTTTCCGTTACTGGGGAATTAAACTTGAGCTTCCTGAAATCGCAGAGCGAAGAGAAGATATACCGCTCATCATCGAGCACATCCTCAACAACTTGTGTTCCAAGCATAATGCAGCTGAAATGACTATAGATGCAAAGTTACTTCACTACCTTTCAGAATCTTTTTTTGTGGGAGAGTTTGCAGGGCTGGAAAAACTTGTCGAACGACTTTTTGAGGCAGCTTCTGGGAAAAAACTCACATTGGAACTTATGGAGCACATCAAAACAGATGACATTCTCCTTTTGCAAAAACATCCATTTTCTCCCGGCGAGCCATCATCATTAAAAGATGCCCGTGAGCAGTCCGAAAGAACATTCATCAATACCATCTATAACCGTTGTGGAAGAAACAAAACACGGGCAGCAGCAGCACTCGGAATCTCATCGCGCCAGTTATACAACATGCTCAAAAAATACCACCTCGAAAAAGTATAA